In Plasmodium gaboni strain SY75 chromosome 8, whole genome shotgun sequence, one DNA window encodes the following:
- a CDS encoding hypothetical protein (conserved Plasmodium protein, unknown function) produces MEEKMLQTHITLLFYLILLFYLKTFTISFIDVPKKLFNYIKVYYSFLILLTIVGFFSKLLVLIRIFITHNINKIFRLLLKNNINFESIKNDIRFNKSRRRLNCKDEKKLIGNIGYNKYTTTTTTNNNNNNNNNSNSNNYKNVQISNQTGKKRFSLFINKNGEKQNNSRFNKSDTSDLINPSMEGSNKCDSSNNNTKQKRSKRTKLLKKLKLLKRDDNKENDEYDVDKEINDDNNNYDYCSDDNEINGDIDNNNKNMEENKNLNENNLTCKNEQNVSYDNYIERECKECDGVLNLKNKIIHKNQINIEDENNDECVEDNKDNLREFCFNKNINEKNFYLFSLLSNILYNNTSNCSNLKKSFEGVSYNININNNNMNNNNNIDDGYMNSDISSDTFNDFESDNNSELISGDEHLADAQKKFTHCKNDSMDSINSYSSDNNDSSDSNYDNNNNNNKYKCDNNYHCDNIYSSDSNYSSDSNYNNDNNYNIHNSCSVIRKRNLSNNEVILNNDTNNKIEIKSINLNTNQETKPLKSILKKCNNTSSDKNKNNNRHIRFNNDVETYFFEKYLFEDDIYSIIDPRKTFYKILEAYNITNTEIFSYCNMRHNLNVVFNDIINSVFIYKDKIVKKF; encoded by the coding sequence ATGGAGGAAAAAATGTTACAGACACATATaactttattattttatttaattctgttattttatttaaaaactTTTACCATAAGTTTTATTGATGTACctaaaaaattatttaattatattaaagTGTATTATTCTTTCTTAATTCTTCTTACAATAGTTGGATTCTTTAGTAAATTACTAGTGCTCATACGTATATTCATAacacataatataaacaaaatattcagactattattaaagaacaatataaattttgagagtattaaaaatgatataagATTTAATAAGAGTAGGAGAAGATTAAATTGTAAGGATGAAAAGAAGTTGATAGGAAATATAggatataataaatatactactactactactactaataataataataataataataataatagtaatagtaataattataaaaatgttcAGATATCTAATCAGACAGGGAAAAAAAGATTCTCTctatttattaataaaaatggGGAGAAGCAAAATAATAGCAGATTTAATAAAAGCGATACTAGCGATTTAATAAACCCATCAATGGAGGGAAGTAACAAATGTGATAGTTCAAATAATAACACAAAACAGAAAAGATCTAAAAGAACTAaacttttaaaaaaattaaaattattaaaaaggGATGATAACaaagaaaatgatgaatatGATGTAGACAAGGaaataaatgatgataataataactATGATTATTGTAGTGACGATAATGAGATAAATGGAgatattgataataataataaaaatatggaagaaaataaaaatttaaatgaaaataatttaacatgtaaaaatgaacaaaatgtttcatatgataattatatcGAAAGAGAATGTAAAGAATGTGATGGTgtattaaatttaaaaaataaaataattcataaaaatcaaattaatattgaggatgaaaataatgatgaatgtgttgaagataataaagataatttaagagaattttgttttaataagaatataaatgaaaagaatttttatttattttcacttttatcaaatatattatataataatacatcGAATTGTTCGAACTTAAAGAAATCATTTGAAGGTGTTTcatataacataaatattaataataataatatgaacaataataataatattgatgaTGGATATATGAATAGCGATATAAGCAGTGATACCTTTAACGATTTTGAAAGTGATAATAACAGTGAATTAATATCAGGTGATGAACATTTGGCTGATGCTCAAAAAAAGTTTACACATTGTAAAAATGATTCCATGGATAGTATTAATAGTTATAGTAGTGATAACAATGATAGTAGTGATAGcaattatgataataataataataataataaatataagtgtgataataattaccattgtgataatatttatagTAGTGATAGTAATTATAGCAGTGATagtaattataataatgataataattataatattcataattcTTGTAGTGTTATTAGAAAAAGGAATCTATCCAATAATGAAGTTATTCTTAATAATGATACTAATAACAAAATAGAAATTAAAAgtattaatttaaatacAAATCAAGAAACGAAACCATTAAAATctattttaaaaaaatgtaataatacatcttctgataaaaataaaaataataatagacATATACGATTTAATAATGATGTTgaaacatatttttttgaaaaatatttatttgaagatgatatatatagtataaTAGATCCTAgaaaaacattttataaaatacTTGAAGcttataatataacaaacACAGAAATTTTTAGCTATTGCAATATGCGTCATAATTTAAATGTAGTGtttaatgatataattaattcagtttttatttataagGATAAAATAGTTAAAAAGttttaa
- a CDS encoding hypothetical protein (conserved Plasmodium protein, unknown function), giving the protein MRRFTPCVTFYRCKFIYNIFPCDINKKKYFSSIERIEELEKVILNYHEKEENNFLGRKKEYENFIRQVLKEKCDDFKTDKIFLSSLDDNDVTFLINNNDIENIKDYVEKRNKDNIIIKDENKLYEYIEKIKIKSEIMKILSICGIRISLNILIFYMYDIILKVKKCLDYYDKDIIKYDTIKDKDRYYKIGQYYYYCDNKNIKDKKKKSLPFFFLNLYKGLSNILYTTCENSMQTNNKKYISINEEIINSYNSIDDIIYKVPAFLNISILFYYINTCLYIDLSRKSKNIYLQNLNNYINCIADDEMNISKEDFNYLVLCMRLYFLVFSYNDILNILNEGSKHFLSTLVLLPNDNHNNNNSNIYSTQNDDNINYEYIINYLNKNEKHIENQKISLFPFHFYLSSLKNKIIYILEKNDDFYVNDSNVLRSYNFWRYFIALKENFKLLSLCKRNEYVDLFNDETRDSVLLKYVNKDYLYVFNQRMNYTNEQNK; this is encoded by the exons ATGCGTAGATTCACACCTTGTGTAACTTTTTATAGATGTAAGTTCATTTACAACATCTTTCCATGTgacataaataaaaaaaaatatttttcgTCGATTGAACGTATTGAAGAATTAGAAAAGgttattttaaattatcatgaaaaagaagagaataattttttaggtaggaaaaaagaatatgaaaattttataagacaagtattaaaagaaaaatgtgATGATTTTAAAACGgacaaaatatttttatcatctttAGATGATAATGATGTGACATtcttaataaataataatgatatagagaatataaaagattatgtagagaaaagaaataaagataatataataattaaagatgaaaataaattatatgaatatatagaaaaaataaagattAAGAGCgaaataatgaaaatattatctaTATGTGGTATTCGTATATCacttaatatattaatattttatatgtatgatattatattaaaagtaaaaaaatgtttagattattatgataaggatattataaaatatgatactataaaagataaagatagatattataaaataggtcaatattattattattgtgataataaaaatataaaagataaaaaaaaaaaaagtctaccatttttttttttaaacttATATAAAGGTTTatctaatatattatatactaCATGTGAGAATTCTATGcaaacaaataataaaaaatatatatctattaatgaagaaataataaatagTTATAATTCAATAgatgatattatatataaagtcCCAGcctttttaaatattagtattttattttattatatcaatacgtgtttatatatagatcTAAGTAGGAAATCgaagaatatatatcttcaaaatttaaataattatataaattgtATAGCTGACGATGAAATGAACATTAGTAAAGAGGATTTTAATTATTTGGTTTTATGTATGcgtttatattttttagttttttcttataatgatatattaaatatattaaatgaaggatccaaacattttttatcaaCACTTGTGTTACTTCCTAATgataatcataataataataatagtaatatttattccacacaaaatgatgataatattaattatgaatatataataaattatttaaataaaaatgaaaaacatatagaaaatcaaaaaatatcattatttccttttcatttttatttatcttctttaaaaaataaaattatttatatattagaaaaGAATGATGATTTTTATGTAAACGATTCAAATGTGCTTCGCTCTTACAATTTTTGGCG TTATTTTATTGCCCTGAAggaaaattttaaattacTAAGTTTATGTAAGAGGAACGAATATGTTGATTTGTTTAATGATGAAACTAGAGATTCGgttttattaaaatatgttaataaGGATTACCTTTACGTTTTCAATCAAAGAATGAACTACAcaaatgaacaaaataaataa